In Pseudanabaena yagii GIHE-NHR1, the following proteins share a genomic window:
- a CDS encoding GAF domain-containing protein: MPDAVTILILDDSDSDRLLCRQYIQRDTQNTYRILEADTIDQAMELWRSQQPDVTLVDFNLRDGNGLKFLESIRAYLLAKNASNSGILDPKLPVIMLTGHGDERVAVNAMKLGAFDYLVKNDITEFSLRQSIHSLLEHIALRYQLEQSRRREALINHLSLNIRQFLNLEGICQTVTQEIQKFLQADRTLIYKFNQDMSRRIVAETVVDPWQSCMNAVSEEDCINTHANGQIHEYKKGRVLVASDIYNANFADCHVQMLEGFQVRANIVVPILLSESMNHHLHDLRHPQDPSLWGLLIAHQCSAPRIWKDGEIQLLQQMSVQIAIAIQQAEIYQNLQNLNNSLECQIQERTLALQTSENKLRSILTSLPDLINLFAEDGTYLESIHNNADHDLIPPNIDRIGKKITELLPESITNRQITAIQKAIATREMQTLEQSFMVNNCLAYEDVRVVPFEDNSAIVVVRDISDRKYAEEELQRQYQMTQLLSEVTLKIRQSLKIDDILTTTVAEIKRILQVDRALICQIQDDGSGIILKETVTGQFAPVTGQVTPSVREEYYKPYHQGIFSKIDNIDTANISAIHTEFLRQNAVKADIVVPIMQSERLWGLLIVNQCDRPRQWTESEIDLMQQLANQVAIAITQSQLIEALQKSEEQRRLSTDLSQVGTWDLDLATGKAIWNTNKFNLLGVNANEYESSYVTWRNRVHPDDLEWVEVAFINALENCTVLDMEYRIVQPQGDIYWVLSKGRGIYDKSGKAVRMVGVILDINDRKKMELALQNSLKREQMINHFVQTIRNSLDLEVVFKAATNAIANLLNLEQVTIVKYLPERKIWRQVAVFLDGSEVFNKVGLEIPDEGNPFAERLKRMEIVQVDDANEIEDEINRELAEHASGAWLLVPIVVNDQVWGCLSSRKTYNVKPWESQEIELAQAISNQLAIAIQQATLYQQLQLELAERKQTEIKLAQAKESAETANKAKSEFLANMSHEIRTPMNGVIGMAQLLATTPLRDDQKHFVQIILDSGDALLTIINDILDLSKIESGKLNLEAKEFNLIDTLNSACNLLSKQAFDKGINLRYQIQPNIPKMFIGDSPRLRQILINLIGNAIKFTEQGSITIAVSGKSMTANTYELRFAIADTGIGINSEHIGNLFKPFMQADTSINRQFGGTGLGLAICKRLVELMGGTIWVESLGNIGGSPPPDWNIARTNTPSQGSIFHFAIDLPVHDSNQSIEASDSLASIDVEIIPEQLPIKILIVEDNILNQKITQLMLKKLGYEPDIIENGQQCLTILANPNPATEYEIIFMDVQMPVMDGITATKRIRENRASPNKPWIIALTADALAEEQKACMDAGMNDFISKPVRIKEVSRAIVTYIQQKER, translated from the coding sequence ATGCCAGATGCTGTAACTATTCTGATTTTGGATGATTCTGATAGCGATCGCTTACTATGTCGTCAATATATTCAAAGAGATACGCAGAATACCTATCGCATCTTAGAAGCAGATACGATCGATCAAGCAATGGAACTTTGGCGATCACAACAGCCTGATGTGACTTTGGTTGACTTTAATTTGCGTGATGGCAACGGGCTGAAATTTCTAGAATCCATCCGAGCCTATCTCCTAGCCAAAAACGCATCGAATAGTGGCATCCTCGACCCAAAATTGCCCGTAATCATGCTGACTGGTCATGGTGATGAGAGAGTGGCTGTGAATGCCATGAAGTTGGGAGCCTTTGATTATCTAGTCAAAAATGACATCACAGAATTTTCATTGCGACAGAGTATCCATAGCTTACTAGAGCATATCGCCTTGAGATATCAACTAGAGCAGTCTCGAAGACGGGAAGCTCTGATTAATCATCTCTCTTTAAATATTCGGCAGTTTTTAAATTTAGAAGGTATCTGTCAGACCGTCACTCAAGAAATTCAGAAGTTCTTGCAGGCTGATCGCACTCTGATTTATAAATTTAATCAAGACATGAGTCGGCGGATTGTGGCAGAAACTGTGGTTGATCCTTGGCAGTCTTGTATGAATGCAGTCTCTGAGGAAGATTGTATTAATACTCATGCCAATGGGCAAATCCACGAATATAAAAAAGGCAGGGTTTTAGTAGCTTCGGATATATATAACGCTAATTTTGCGGATTGCCATGTGCAAATGTTAGAGGGTTTTCAGGTAAGAGCAAATATTGTTGTGCCGATCCTGCTATCCGAATCGATGAATCATCATCTCCATGATTTGCGGCATCCCCAAGATCCATCGTTATGGGGACTACTCATTGCCCATCAATGTTCTGCGCCCCGTATATGGAAAGATGGTGAAATTCAATTACTTCAGCAGATGTCTGTCCAAATTGCGATCGCTATTCAGCAAGCAGAAATCTATCAGAATCTCCAAAATCTCAATAATTCCCTAGAGTGCCAAATCCAAGAACGGACATTAGCCCTGCAAACGAGCGAGAATAAGTTGCGTTCTATCCTGACCTCATTGCCAGATCTGATCAATTTATTTGCTGAAGATGGCACTTATCTTGAATCAATTCACAATAACGCAGACCATGACCTTATCCCGCCAAATATTGATCGCATTGGCAAAAAAATTACGGAACTACTGCCAGAATCAATTACCAATCGGCAGATAACAGCGATTCAGAAAGCAATTGCTACTAGAGAAATGCAGACTCTCGAACAAAGCTTTATGGTCAACAATTGCTTAGCCTATGAAGACGTGCGAGTAGTTCCGTTTGAAGATAATTCCGCAATTGTGGTTGTCCGCGATATTAGCGATCGTAAGTATGCTGAAGAAGAGCTACAACGTCAATATCAAATGACACAGCTACTTTCTGAAGTCACGCTCAAAATCCGTCAATCTCTTAAAATAGATGATATCTTAACAACAACTGTTGCTGAAATCAAAAGAATCCTTCAAGTAGATCGAGCATTAATTTGCCAAATTCAGGATGATGGTTCAGGAATTATCTTAAAAGAAACTGTGACGGGTCAGTTTGCACCAGTCACTGGTCAAGTCACTCCCTCTGTTCGTGAAGAATATTATAAACCCTATCACCAAGGCATATTTAGCAAGATCGATAATATCGATACCGCTAATATTAGTGCTATTCATACCGAGTTTTTGCGTCAGAACGCTGTCAAAGCCGATATTGTTGTACCAATTATGCAATCTGAACGGCTATGGGGATTGCTCATTGTCAATCAATGCGATCGCCCTAGACAATGGACAGAATCCGAAATTGACCTCATGCAACAATTGGCTAACCAAGTCGCGATCGCCATTACCCAAAGTCAACTGATAGAAGCATTACAAAAAAGTGAAGAGCAACGCAGGCTTTCTACCGATTTAAGTCAAGTAGGTACTTGGGACTTAGATCTAGCAACAGGTAAGGCAATATGGAATACAAATAAATTTAACTTATTGGGAGTAAACGCTAATGAGTATGAAAGTAGTTATGTAACATGGCGTAATCGAGTACATCCCGATGATTTGGAATGGGTAGAAGTTGCTTTCATAAATGCGCTAGAAAACTGCACAGTGCTAGATATGGAGTATCGCATCGTCCAACCACAAGGAGATATCTACTGGGTTCTAAGTAAAGGTAGAGGGATTTACGATAAATCAGGTAAAGCAGTTCGGATGGTTGGCGTGATCTTAGATATCAATGACCGCAAAAAGATGGAATTAGCGTTACAAAATAGTTTGAAACGTGAACAAATGATTAATCATTTTGTGCAAACTATTCGCAATTCCCTAGACTTAGAAGTTGTATTTAAGGCGGCAACTAATGCGATCGCTAATTTACTCAATTTAGAGCAGGTCACAATCGTTAAATATTTGCCAGAGCGAAAAATCTGGAGACAGGTTGCCGTCTTTCTGGATGGATCAGAAGTTTTTAACAAGGTTGGGTTAGAGATTCCTGATGAGGGTAATCCTTTTGCTGAGCGTCTCAAACGCATGGAGATTGTGCAAGTTGATGATGCGAATGAAATTGAAGATGAAATTAATCGTGAATTAGCGGAACATGCTTCTGGAGCTTGGTTACTGGTTCCAATTGTTGTAAACGATCAAGTATGGGGCTGTCTCAGTTCACGTAAAACTTATAACGTCAAACCTTGGGAGTCCCAAGAAATTGAGCTAGCACAAGCGATCTCTAACCAACTTGCGATCGCCATTCAACAAGCAACACTCTATCAACAGTTACAACTAGAACTCGCAGAACGTAAACAAACAGAAATTAAATTAGCGCAAGCTAAGGAATCAGCCGAAACTGCCAATAAAGCTAAGAGTGAATTTCTCGCTAATATGAGCCATGAAATCCGTACTCCGATGAATGGAGTAATTGGAATGGCACAACTACTAGCGACTACACCTCTTAGGGATGATCAAAAGCATTTTGTGCAAATCATCTTAGATAGTGGTGATGCCCTGTTAACTATCATTAACGACATTTTAGATTTATCCAAAATTGAATCAGGCAAATTGAATCTAGAAGCGAAAGAATTTAATTTGATTGACACCTTAAATTCTGCTTGTAATCTATTGAGCAAACAAGCATTTGATAAAGGTATTAATCTGCGCTACCAGATTCAGCCCAATATTCCCAAGATGTTTATTGGTGATAGTCCGCGATTACGTCAAATATTGATTAACTTAATTGGCAATGCGATCAAGTTTACGGAGCAAGGAAGTATTACAATCGCAGTTAGTGGCAAGTCTATGACAGCTAATACCTACGAATTGAGATTTGCGATCGCAGATACAGGTATTGGTATTAACAGTGAGCATATTGGCAATTTATTTAAACCATTTATGCAAGCAGATACTTCCATCAATCGTCAATTTGGCGGTACTGGATTAGGACTAGCGATTTGCAAACGTCTCGTCGAGTTAATGGGCGGTACAATATGGGTAGAAAGCCTTGGCAATATCGGTGGTAGTCCTCCCCCAGATTGGAATATTGCAAGAACTAATACGCCATCTCAAGGTTCAATATTTCATTTTGCGATCGATTTACCTGTCCATGATAGTAATCAGTCCATTGAGGCATCAGATTCCTTAGCTTCTATTGATGTTGAAATTATTCCTGAGCAATTACCAATCAAAATTTTGATAGTTGAAGACAATATTCTCAATCAAAAAATTACACAACTCATGCTAAAAAAATTGGGCTATGAGCCAGATATTATTGAAAACGGACAGCAATGTTTAACTATTCTAGCCAATCCAAATCCAGCAACAGAATATGAAATTATCTTCATGGATGTGCAAATGCCTGTAATGGATGGGATTACAGCAACTAAGAGGATTCGAGAAAATCGGGCTTCTCCTAATAAGCCTTGGATTATTGCACTTACTGCTGATGCTTTAGCTGAGGAGCAGAAGGCTTGTATGGATGCAGGAATGAATGACTTTATTAGTAAACCTGTCCGCATTAAGGAAGTAAGTAGAGCTATAGTGACATATATTCAACAAAAAGAGAGATAA
- a CDS encoding M28 family peptidase: protein MNNLQSRLSTYLEKIVIERNPYYASAGHLFAREYIRSHFAKFGEVLTHEFDVNGNQHQNLILQIAAKDGKQRSPLIIGAHYDTVPACVGADDNGSGVAVLLELAEYLSANPLKYPVHLIAFDMEEYGLSGSHAYAKKLKGDRQKLRLMISLEMLGYCDRNPNSQSYPAGLDRFYPNTGDFIGLIGNISTIPDLLHLQRHMKSTVPCEWLPAGWRGLAIPDTRRSDHAPFWDAGYKALMITDTANMRNPHYHKSSDRLETLDLEFLTNVCQGLIAGITSLQ, encoded by the coding sequence ATGAATAATTTACAATCCCGATTAAGCACATATCTCGAAAAAATTGTGATTGAACGTAATCCTTATTACGCTTCGGCAGGACATTTATTTGCGAGAGAATATATCCGATCGCATTTCGCCAAATTCGGTGAAGTGTTAACCCATGAATTTGATGTGAATGGAAATCAGCACCAAAACTTGATTTTGCAAATTGCGGCTAAAGATGGCAAACAGCGATCGCCTCTGATTATTGGTGCACATTACGACACGGTTCCTGCCTGTGTTGGTGCAGATGATAATGGCTCAGGTGTGGCTGTACTTTTGGAACTTGCTGAATATCTCTCCGCCAATCCCCTTAAATATCCTGTTCACTTGATCGCCTTTGATATGGAGGAATATGGCTTATCGGGAAGTCATGCCTATGCCAAGAAGCTCAAGGGTGATCGGCAAAAGCTGCGCCTGATGATTTCCTTGGAGATGCTAGGCTATTGCGATCGCAATCCTAATTCACAAAGCTATCCCGCAGGTTTAGACAGGTTTTACCCCAATACAGGCGATTTCATTGGTTTGATCGGCAACATTTCCACAATTCCCGATCTGCTCCATTTGCAGCGTCATATGAAATCTACAGTCCCCTGTGAATGGCTCCCCGCAGGTTGGCGTGGTTTAGCTATACCTGACACGCGCCGCAGCGATCATGCTCCTTTCTGGGATGCAGGCTATAAGGCTTTAATGATTACAGATACGGCAAATATGCGAAATCCTCACTATCACAAAAGTAGCGATCGCCTAGAGACTCTAGATTTAGAATTTCTCACCAATGTTTGCCAAGGCTTAATTGCAGGAATTACATCTCTTCAGTAG
- a CDS encoding Hsp70 family protein, producing the protein MTIIAIDFGTSNTAIAILTSQGDRDISTPKTLCFDDISCDFATPDGFACLVPSLVYVSGKQQFFFGKQAEKQAGIQLQSQDHSKRLFQGFKRDIVANFRSPDREIDGERYDVEAIAEIFLMELWQRLRLQNIEPAQLILTVPVGAFEAYLNWFHSFADKIQVPNLQIIDESTAAALGYAVTRPNALVLVIDFGGGTLDLSLVRTAPINEKSQVTKAEAIAKSDAYIGGIDVDRWITEHFLRQWGMARSQISEVDWLKILKLAEQIKIKLSLVTEVTETWLDEQMISHEMSLTQAELTDILEQNQMLEQLREAIDEVLTLALNKGTSKAAIEQVLLVGGSCQIVAIQQLIISYFGKSKVKLGKPFEAVAHGALALGQAIAIEDHLRHSYAIRLWEPYLNQYSFYTLFEKGVKYPCQRPEPLILQAAITGQAEIWLDIGEVADISQAEVTYDGSGRMTSSQLLKQSDFRSLAINSRNAPIHDSSNNYQVINQEQAEPSQVCIARLEPLGQLGSDRIAVDFAIDERRVLIATIKDLLTDKLLINQQAIAKLE; encoded by the coding sequence ATGACGATCATTGCGATTGATTTTGGTACAAGTAATACGGCGATCGCCATACTCACTTCTCAAGGCGATCGCGATATATCTACACCCAAAACTTTATGCTTTGATGACATTTCCTGCGATTTTGCTACTCCTGACGGTTTCGCTTGTTTAGTCCCCAGTTTGGTCTATGTCAGTGGTAAGCAGCAATTTTTCTTTGGTAAACAGGCGGAAAAACAAGCAGGAATACAACTCCAATCGCAGGATCACTCAAAACGTCTATTTCAAGGCTTTAAGCGGGATATTGTCGCAAATTTCCGATCGCCTGATCGCGAGATTGATGGTGAACGTTACGATGTGGAAGCGATCGCTGAAATCTTTTTGATGGAACTATGGCAACGCTTACGATTACAAAATATTGAACCGGCCCAATTAATCTTAACCGTTCCTGTGGGGGCTTTTGAGGCATATCTCAACTGGTTTCATAGCTTTGCTGACAAGATTCAAGTTCCAAATCTGCAAATTATTGATGAATCTACGGCGGCTGCCTTAGGCTATGCCGTGACCCGTCCCAATGCGTTGGTATTGGTAATTGATTTTGGTGGTGGAACCTTAGATCTCAGTCTGGTGCGTACTGCCCCAATTAATGAAAAATCTCAAGTTACCAAAGCCGAAGCGATCGCGAAATCCGATGCTTATATCGGCGGGATCGATGTTGATCGCTGGATTACTGAACATTTTTTGCGTCAATGGGGAATGGCGCGATCGCAAATTAGTGAAGTTGATTGGCTAAAAATTTTAAAACTTGCGGAACAGATCAAGATTAAATTGTCGCTGGTTACAGAAGTAACGGAAACTTGGCTAGATGAGCAGATGATCTCCCATGAAATGAGTCTGACGCAAGCGGAATTGACTGATATTCTCGAACAAAATCAAATGCTCGAACAGTTACGCGAAGCAATTGATGAAGTGCTAACGCTTGCTCTCAATAAAGGCACGAGCAAGGCAGCCATTGAGCAAGTTCTCTTAGTTGGGGGAAGTTGCCAAATTGTCGCAATTCAGCAATTAATCATTTCCTATTTCGGTAAATCTAAAGTCAAACTTGGTAAACCTTTTGAAGCAGTTGCTCATGGAGCCTTAGCTTTAGGACAGGCGATCGCGATCGAAGACCATCTCCGCCATAGCTATGCGATTCGCCTGTGGGAACCCTACCTCAATCAATATTCTTTCTATACCCTATTTGAGAAGGGGGTAAAATATCCTTGTCAGCGTCCCGAACCACTGATCCTACAAGCCGCGATCACAGGACAAGCAGAAATCTGGCTAGACATCGGCGAAGTTGCGGATATTTCCCAAGCAGAAGTTACCTATGATGGCTCAGGACGAATGACCAGCAGTCAACTATTAAAACAGTCAGATTTTCGTTCCCTCGCAATTAATAGCAGAAATGCCCCTATACATGACTCTAGCAACAACTATCAGGTGATTAATCAGGAGCAAGCTGAGCCAAGTCAGGTTTGTATTGCTCGCCTCGAACCCCTCGGACAATTAGGTAGCGATCGCATTGCTGTGGATTTTGCCATTGATGAGCGCCGTGTCTTAATTGCCACGATTAAAGACTTACTTACTGACAAATTGTTAATAAATCAGCAAGCGATCGCTAAATTAGAATAA
- a CDS encoding M3 family metallopeptidase, with protein sequence MSEVSNPLLIGKGLPPFPEIKSEHVIPAVTQLLEEVNASLTDLEATLEPTWSGLVEPLERLTERIGWAWGAIEHLLSVRNSVELRDAHKVVQPSVIKFFNRFSQSQPVYKAYKSIYTSAQWDSLEAAQKRIVEAAIRDAELSGVGLEGEAKEKFNAIQMELAELSTNFSNHVLDATKAFSMTLTLPEEIEGLPPSLLAQAAQAARLDGDDKATPEHGPWCITLDYPSYVPFMQHSRRRDLREKLYRAFVSRAASGEFDNSPLIDRILELRQQKANLLGYPTYAELSLARKMAPNVDAVEKLLEELRQSSYTAAVAEFAELKEFAKSQGETEELKHWDTAYWSERQRETKFNFTVEELRPYFPLPKVLEGLFALVNRLFGVTVVPADGKAPIWHESVRFFEIQNESNEAIAYFYLDPYSRPAEKRGGAWMNDCIGRAKVIEDGQPITRLPVAYLICNQSPPVDGKPSLMTFGEVETLFHEFGHGLQHMLTKVDYSGASGINNVEWDAVELPSQFMENWCYDRATLFGMAKHYETGETLPESYYQKLVDSKNYMSGSGMLRQLHFSLVDIELHHRYQVGSGETPIQVRSRLAEKTMVIPPLPEDNFLCSFGHIFAGGYAAGYYSYKWAEVLSADAFAAFEEAGLENEEAIASTGRLYRDTVLALGGSKHPMEVFKTFRGREPSTAPLLRHSGLAKV encoded by the coding sequence ATGAGCGAAGTTTCTAACCCTCTTTTAATTGGTAAAGGTTTACCACCATTTCCAGAAATTAAATCTGAGCATGTGATCCCTGCGGTAACGCAATTGCTGGAAGAAGTGAATGCAAGCTTAACGGATCTCGAAGCAACGCTCGAACCCACATGGTCGGGCTTAGTGGAGCCACTAGAACGTCTCACCGAGCGAATTGGTTGGGCATGGGGTGCGATCGAGCATTTGCTTAGCGTCAGAAACAGTGTTGAACTGCGTGATGCTCACAAGGTAGTTCAGCCTAGTGTAATTAAATTCTTCAACCGCTTTAGCCAAAGTCAGCCAGTTTATAAGGCTTACAAATCAATCTATACATCAGCACAGTGGGATAGTCTCGAGGCTGCCCAAAAACGCATCGTTGAAGCAGCCATCCGCGATGCTGAGCTATCGGGTGTCGGTTTAGAAGGTGAAGCCAAAGAAAAGTTCAATGCAATTCAAATGGAACTTGCGGAACTCTCGACTAACTTCTCAAATCATGTACTAGATGCCACCAAAGCCTTTAGCATGACCCTGACCTTACCCGAAGAGATCGAAGGTTTACCACCAAGTTTATTGGCTCAAGCTGCCCAAGCTGCGCGTCTTGACGGAGACGACAAAGCTACCCCTGAACATGGTCCTTGGTGCATTACCCTCGACTATCCTAGCTATGTTCCATTTATGCAGCATAGCCGCCGCCGTGATTTACGTGAGAAGCTTTATCGCGCTTTCGTCAGTCGTGCCGCCAGTGGTGAATTTGATAATTCGCCATTGATCGATCGCATTCTCGAATTGCGTCAACAAAAGGCAAACTTGCTCGGCTATCCTACCTATGCGGAATTGAGTCTCGCTCGGAAGATGGCTCCTAATGTTGATGCTGTAGAGAAATTGCTAGAAGAATTGCGCCAGTCAAGTTACACCGCCGCCGTTGCAGAATTTGCCGAATTAAAGGAATTTGCCAAATCTCAAGGTGAAACGGAAGAACTGAAGCATTGGGATACTGCTTACTGGTCAGAACGTCAACGCGAAACCAAATTCAACTTTACCGTTGAAGAATTGCGTCCCTATTTCCCCTTGCCAAAAGTCCTCGAAGGTCTCTTTGCCCTCGTAAATCGCCTATTTGGCGTAACCGTAGTTCCTGCGGATGGTAAGGCTCCCATTTGGCATGAGAGCGTACGCTTCTTTGAGATTCAAAACGAAAGCAATGAAGCGATCGCCTATTTCTACCTTGATCCCTACAGCCGTCCTGCCGAAAAGCGTGGTGGGGCATGGATGAATGACTGCATTGGACGTGCTAAGGTCATCGAAGATGGTCAGCCGATCACTCGCTTACCCGTTGCCTATCTCATTTGCAACCAGTCTCCCCCCGTTGATGGCAAGCCTAGCCTGATGACCTTTGGCGAAGTGGAAACCCTCTTCCATGAGTTTGGACATGGCTTACAGCATATGCTCACTAAGGTTGACTATTCGGGTGCTTCTGGTATCAATAATGTAGAATGGGACGCAGTAGAGCTACCCAGCCAATTTATGGAAAACTGGTGCTATGATCGCGCCACCTTGTTTGGCATGGCAAAGCATTATGAAACAGGCGAAACTCTGCCTGAATCCTATTACCAAAAGCTCGTTGATTCCAAGAACTATATGAGTGGTTCGGGAATGTTGCGTCAGTTGCACTTTAGCCTTGTAGATATTGAGCTACACCATCGTTATCAAGTTGGTAGCGGCGAAACTCCCATACAAGTGCGATCGCGCCTTGCAGAAAAAACAATGGTTATCCCCCCCTTGCCTGAAGATAACTTCCTCTGCTCCTTTGGTCATATCTTCGCAGGTGGCTATGCCGCAGGTTACTACAGCTACAAGTGGGCTGAAGTCCTCAGTGCCGATGCCTTTGCTGCATTTGAGGAAGCTGGTCTCGAAAATGAAGAGGCGATCGCTTCGACAGGTAGGCTCTATCGCGATACAGTCTTAGCCCTTGGTGGTAGTAAGCATCCAATGGAAGTCTTCAAGACCTTCCGAGGACGTGAACCTAGCACTGCACCTTTACTTCGTCACAGTGGTTTAGCAAAAGTCTAA